One Oxobacter pfennigii DNA window includes the following coding sequences:
- a CDS encoding FliA/WhiG family RNA polymerase sigma factor, which produces MDCESREDTILRYLPLVKFIASRIAIGKMSPVDSDDLINYGVIGLIDAIDKFDPKRGVKFETYASLRIKGAIIDELRKISWMPRSAMGKVTRLNEVREELKEKLGRDPKNSELSEALDLPIEDLQKIEGYVNYLSVVSLDEIIFHSDDDDIFLSATIEDVKSPRPEMILEDKEKMQLLKKSIEMLNEKDKLVLSLYYYEKLTLKEIGQIMSISESRVSQLHSRVILRLRDNLKKLKYQ; this is translated from the coding sequence ATGGATTGTGAAAGCAGAGAAGATACAATATTAAGATATCTTCCGCTGGTAAAATTTATTGCAAGCAGGATAGCTATTGGAAAAATGTCGCCTGTGGATTCTGATGACCTTATTAATTATGGTGTCATAGGCCTTATTGATGCAATAGACAAGTTCGACCCCAAAAGGGGAGTAAAATTTGAAACCTATGCCAGTTTAAGAATCAAGGGTGCAATAATCGATGAATTGAGAAAGATAAGCTGGATGCCCAGAAGCGCCATGGGAAAGGTCACAAGGCTTAATGAGGTAAGGGAAGAACTAAAGGAAAAACTGGGCAGAGATCCTAAAAACAGCGAGCTCTCCGAAGCTCTTGACTTACCTATTGAGGATTTGCAAAAGATTGAGGGATATGTGAATTACCTTTCTGTGGTTTCTTTAGATGAGATAATATTCCATTCCGACGATGATGATATATTTTTATCTGCCACAATAGAGGATGTTAAAAGCCCCCGCCCCGAAATGATACTGGAAGACAAAGAAAAAATGCAGCTTTTAAAGAAATCCATTGAAATGCTCAATGAAAAGGATAAACTTGTTTTAAGTCTTTACTATTATGAAAAATTAACACTGAAAGAAATAGGGCAGATAATGAGTATATCCGAATCAAGGGTTTCCCAGCTGCACAGCAGGGTTATATTAAGATTAAGGGACAACCTTAAAAAGCTTAAATATCAGTAG
- a CDS encoding flagellar FlbD family protein, with protein MIKLTGLNNREFYLNCELIEKIEVTPDTIISTTSDKKYVVKESPEVIIKSIIDFKRKYMMSIPEVIK; from the coding sequence ATGATAAAACTTACAGGCTTAAACAATAGGGAGTTTTATTTAAACTGTGAATTAATAGAAAAAATTGAAGTCACTCCGGATACCATAATAAGCACAACAAGCGATAAAAAATATGTTGTGAAGGAGTCTCCGGAGGTCATCATTAAAAGCATAATCGACTTCAAAAGGAAATACATGATGAGTATTCCGGAGGTTATAAAATAA
- a CDS encoding MinD/ParA family protein yields the protein MDQAQNLRRHVAEYRKRKKKNKRDIRVITVASGKGGVGKTNFSVNLAIALKEQGNDVVVLDADLGLANVDVIIGVIAKSNLYDVIFSNKGINDILINGPGGIKVVPGGSGIESLAELTESQRKILSDKFSDLKDTDILIVDTGAGISKNILGFIAVSDEVIVVTTPEPTAITDAYSLMKVTLSHLPKTRINLVVNRAMTPKQGEVTYQRLSRAVKNFLNKDVNYLGYVIDDLKVRAAVMDQIPFKVAYPSCDASKCLNTIAASLLGNEVETKSTGGGIKGFINKISYLFSKLD from the coding sequence ATGGACCAGGCTCAAAACCTCAGAAGGCATGTTGCGGAGTATCGAAAAAGGAAAAAGAAAAACAAGCGGGATATCAGGGTTATTACCGTGGCCAGCGGTAAAGGCGGAGTGGGAAAAACCAATTTTTCGGTGAACCTTGCCATAGCATTAAAGGAGCAGGGTAATGATGTAGTAGTTTTGGATGCGGATCTAGGCCTTGCCAACGTTGATGTAATAATAGGCGTTATAGCAAAATCCAATCTTTACGACGTGATTTTCAGCAATAAAGGTATAAATGATATATTGATAAACGGTCCGGGAGGTATAAAGGTTGTTCCGGGAGGCTCAGGAATAGAGAGCTTGGCTGAATTGACAGAATCTCAGAGAAAGATACTATCGGATAAATTCAGCGATCTTAAGGATACGGATATTTTGATAGTGGATACAGGCGCCGGAATATCAAAAAATATATTGGGCTTTATTGCCGTATCCGATGAGGTTATAGTCGTTACAACTCCGGAACCTACGGCAATTACCGACGCATACAGTCTGATGAAGGTAACTTTAAGCCACCTTCCCAAGACCAGGATTAATCTGGTGGTAAACAGGGCTATGACTCCCAAGCAGGGGGAAGTAACCTATCAAAGACTGTCAAGGGCAGTTAAGAATTTTCTTAATAAGGATGTTAATTACTTAGGTTATGTTATAGATGATTTAAAGGTAAGGGCGGCCGTCATGGACCAGATACCTTTCAAGGTGGCCTATCCATCCTGTGATGCCAGCAAATGCCTGAACACAATTGCTGCATCCCTTTTAGGAAACGAGGTTGAGACAAAGAGTACAGGCGGCGGTATAAAAGGTTTTATTAATAAAATTTCCTATCTTTTCAGCAAACTGGACTGA
- a CDS encoding motility protein A: MKKSDMATTIGLFFGLCAIIIGMALDSGKFNPAALALFWDLPSVFITVGGSFFTVLIAFPMDTVKNLPKTLRNAFIEKKMAPLEIIDKFVELSKRARKEGLLSMEDEIEAIDDKFLKNGIQMVVDGLEPETIKEIMELEISAMEKRHSNGINLLKAWAGYGPAYGMIGTLIGLVQMLANLNDPGALGPGMAKAIVTSFYGSVMANFIFSPLAGKLELKSSEESETREMMLEGVLSIQAGVNPRVIEDKLKTYLSPDERLDALRSNTEREAVLDND, from the coding sequence ATGAAAAAAAGTGATATGGCAACCACCATAGGATTGTTTTTTGGATTGTGCGCTATAATTATCGGAATGGCCTTGGACAGCGGGAAATTTAATCCCGCTGCTCTGGCACTGTTCTGGGACTTGCCTTCAGTATTCATTACTGTGGGAGGCTCATTTTTCACAGTGCTTATAGCATTTCCTATGGATACGGTTAAAAACCTTCCCAAAACCTTGAGAAATGCCTTTATAGAAAAGAAGATGGCTCCACTGGAGATAATAGACAAGTTTGTTGAGCTTTCCAAAAGAGCCAGAAAGGAAGGCTTATTGTCCATGGAAGATGAAATTGAGGCAATAGACGACAAATTCCTTAAAAACGGTATACAGATGGTGGTAGACGGTCTGGAGCCTGAAACAATAAAAGAAATCATGGAGCTTGAAATAAGTGCCATGGAAAAAAGGCATTCAAACGGTATTAATTTGCTTAAAGCCTGGGCGGGATATGGCCCTGCCTACGGTATGATAGGTACATTAATAGGATTGGTACAAATGCTTGCAAATTTAAACGACCCAGGTGCATTGGGCCCGGGTATGGCTAAAGCTATAGTTACATCCTTTTATGGTTCTGTAATGGCAAACTTCATTTTCAGTCCTCTTGCGGGAAAGCTGGAATTAAAAAGCTCGGAGGAGTCGGAAACCAGGGAGATGATGCTGGAAGGTGTCCTTTCAATACAGGCAGGAGTAAACCCCAGGGTTATTGAAGATAAGCTTAAGACCTATTTATCGCCTGATGAAAGGCTGGATGCGCTGAGATCAAATACTGAAAGAGAAGCGGTGTTGGACAATGACTAG
- a CDS encoding flagellar biosynthetic protein FliO, translating to MDAQLAASFLKLIIFLPVVILLAYISLKLGGQKMLNGGSRIIKIIERVPITSKSYLCVAVINGKPYIVSSSEEKVEILMELPMETMEKYKREGSFKDNFLENLNLFINRKERP from the coding sequence ATGGACGCACAATTGGCAGCGAGCTTTTTAAAGCTTATAATATTTCTCCCGGTAGTTATTTTACTTGCCTATATCAGTTTAAAGCTGGGAGGGCAGAAAATGTTAAACGGGGGAAGCCGGATTATAAAAATTATAGAGAGGGTGCCTATAACAAGTAAAAGCTATCTCTGTGTTGCTGTCATTAACGGTAAGCCTTATATTGTAAGCTCTTCAGAGGAAAAAGTGGAGATACTTATGGAGCTTCCCATGGAGACAATGGAAAAATACAAAAGGGAAGGAAGCTTCAAGGATAATTTTCTTGAAAATTTAAACCTTTTCATCAACAGGAAGGAAAGACCATGA
- a CDS encoding flagellar basal body-associated FliL family protein, with protein MNKKMLPVIILVVLFIVAAVLAIILFRLGIISPTSNSGAPPKEITFDVGEYSVNLDEPGYRRYMKTNIFVGYTVKKLEKELAEKTPQMRSIITDILRSKKVEDVSSTDAMEVIKGEIKNSINEILTTGKIDNIYITDIIIQ; from the coding sequence ATGAATAAGAAGATGCTGCCGGTAATTATACTTGTCGTACTTTTTATTGTAGCAGCCGTTCTGGCAATTATATTATTCAGATTGGGAATAATCTCACCCACTTCAAATTCAGGTGCTCCGCCAAAGGAGATTACATTTGACGTAGGAGAGTATTCCGTTAATCTGGATGAGCCGGGGTACAGGAGATATATGAAAACCAATATATTCGTCGGCTATACTGTGAAAAAGCTGGAAAAAGAGCTTGCCGAAAAGACTCCGCAGATGAGAAGCATAATAACCGATATACTGAGGAGTAAAAAGGTTGAAGATGTGAGTTCCACGGATGCCATGGAAGTCATAAAAGGCGAGATTAAGAACAGCATAAATGAAATCCTTACCACAGGTAAAATAGACAATATATATATTACTGATATTATAATTCAATAA
- a CDS encoding OmpA family protein: MTRKKAEKKEISQEWLTTYSDMMTLLLTFFVLLYSFSIIDTIKFRKLSSSLASALNNSGADMFEVYETSGDVPVIGEEVPGSDVLPNQNGNAMYNAVTEFVNDNNLGEYVTIKESARGIIIEFKDRILFDTGRAEIKNEGVPVLMKITELIGNMPNDIIIEGHTDNVPISTAQFPSNWELSSARALRVMWYLTENRGLDPKRFSVQAFGEYNPIAGNDTPEGRAQNRRVNILILSKNDEELNQVNMP; encoded by the coding sequence ATGACTAGAAAAAAGGCAGAAAAAAAGGAAATCAGTCAGGAATGGCTTACAACTTACTCGGATATGATGACACTTTTGTTGACTTTCTTTGTGCTTTTATATTCTTTCTCCATAATAGACACCATTAAATTTAGAAAATTATCAAGTTCTTTAGCTTCTGCATTAAACAACAGCGGTGCTGATATGTTTGAGGTATACGAAACCTCGGGGGATGTTCCTGTAATAGGAGAAGAAGTTCCGGGAAGTGATGTATTGCCCAATCAAAACGGCAATGCCATGTACAATGCCGTTACGGAATTTGTTAATGACAACAACTTAGGCGAATATGTAACCATTAAGGAAAGCGCTAGGGGTATAATAATTGAATTTAAAGACAGGATCCTTTTTGATACCGGTAGGGCCGAAATAAAAAATGAAGGTGTGCCGGTGCTCATGAAAATAACAGAATTAATCGGCAATATGCCAAACGATATAATTATAGAAGGTCACACAGACAATGTACCCATAAGCACAGCTCAGTTTCCTTCAAACTGGGAATTGTCTTCCGCGAGGGCTTTGAGGGTAATGTGGTACCTGACGGAAAACAGGGGCTTGGATCCAAAAAGATTTTCGGTACAGGCCTTTGGTGAGTATAACCCCATAGCCGGCAACGATACCCCTGAGGGAAGGGCACAAAACAGGAGAGTTAACATATTGATTTTGTCCAAAAATGATGAGGAATTAAATCAGGTGAACATGCCGTAA
- the flhB gene encoding flagellar biosynthesis protein FlhB: MNMDFNLFVVFFLIFIRVISFLGTSPLMMIKGIPNMVKANLGVFIALLIFNFAPYDSSIIPETTFGLISVAAGECVLGLSMGYISTLFLNAVMMSGQLMDMHVGFGMVSQFDPMTSTEVSILGSLSNLIGLLVFLIIDGHHIIIEAIIESYNVVPLLGVNIPPEAGTYVLMLFIKLVAVSLKLAAPIIVVIFITEIAMGLIARTVPQLNILMMGMPLKVLLGLFAFSAAIPGLIHMYIKVFEGIPGDLNNFFSLFPLLIMFASEEKTEDPTSKKRSDARKKGQVAKSREFTAAISMIGITVLAFSLSNYGLQQTRLFLTRSLTNAGKMEMIEGDVFDTLIYSAMEFMKITLPVFGAVMLIGIIANLVQTGFIYSTEPLKPKLSKLNPIEGFKRMFSGKAVVEMLKSAANILIIGYIIYSFIKEEFYNILKLSDMSIEALFEMPKRLVQSGLIRVTLVVCVLAIIDFFYQRYAYKKELKMTKQEVKEEYKQMEGDPQIRSRIRQKQREMAMRRMMHEVPKSTVIVTNPTHLSIALKYEQGKDSAPMVIAKGADFVAIKIREIAKENKIPIVENKPVARMLYDKVEINESIPVEMYQAVAEIMAIVYNLKKKM, encoded by the coding sequence ATGAATATGGATTTTAACCTCTTTGTCGTATTTTTTTTAATATTTATAAGAGTAATAAGCTTCTTAGGAACATCGCCCCTTATGATGATAAAAGGCATTCCAAACATGGTCAAAGCAAATTTAGGCGTATTTATAGCCTTGCTGATTTTTAACTTTGCTCCCTATGACTCAAGCATTATTCCAGAGACTACCTTTGGACTTATAAGCGTGGCGGCAGGTGAGTGCGTTTTAGGCTTATCCATGGGCTATATATCAACGTTGTTTTTAAATGCTGTAATGATGTCGGGACAGCTTATGGATATGCATGTAGGCTTTGGAATGGTAAGTCAGTTTGACCCAATGACTTCAACTGAAGTTTCAATATTAGGAAGCCTTTCAAATTTAATCGGACTTTTAGTGTTTTTAATAATAGACGGTCATCACATAATCATTGAAGCCATAATAGAAAGCTACAATGTGGTGCCTCTTTTGGGAGTAAATATCCCGCCTGAGGCCGGGACTTATGTATTGATGCTTTTTATAAAATTAGTGGCTGTTTCCCTGAAACTGGCAGCTCCAATAATAGTAGTGATATTTATAACCGAAATCGCCATGGGGCTCATTGCGAGAACAGTACCCCAGCTTAATATACTTATGATGGGAATGCCCCTTAAAGTACTCTTAGGATTGTTTGCTTTTTCGGCAGCCATCCCGGGTCTTATTCACATGTATATAAAGGTTTTTGAAGGTATTCCAGGCGATTTGAACAATTTTTTCAGCCTGTTTCCGCTGCTTATTATGTTTGCATCGGAAGAAAAGACCGAAGACCCTACATCAAAGAAAAGGTCCGATGCCAGGAAAAAAGGACAGGTAGCTAAAAGCAGGGAGTTTACTGCTGCCATATCCATGATAGGCATAACCGTTTTAGCTTTTTCACTCAGCAATTACGGTCTCCAGCAAACAAGGCTCTTCCTTACAAGAAGCCTCACCAATGCCGGTAAGATGGAAATGATTGAAGGAGACGTATTTGATACTTTGATTTACTCCGCAATGGAATTTATGAAGATAACCCTACCTGTTTTTGGTGCCGTTATGTTAATAGGTATAATAGCAAATCTGGTCCAAACGGGATTTATATATTCAACAGAACCGTTAAAGCCAAAGCTCAGCAAGCTTAATCCCATTGAAGGATTTAAAAGGATGTTTTCAGGCAAAGCAGTAGTCGAAATGCTTAAGTCTGCCGCCAATATACTTATAATCGGGTATATTATTTATTCCTTTATAAAAGAGGAATTTTATAATATTTTAAAGCTATCGGACATGAGCATTGAAGCTTTGTTTGAAATGCCAAAAAGGCTGGTTCAGTCCGGACTTATAAGAGTTACTTTAGTTGTATGCGTGTTGGCAATAATCGATTTCTTCTATCAAAGATATGCTTATAAAAAAGAACTGAAAATGACCAAGCAGGAAGTAAAAGAAGAATACAAGCAGATGGAAGGAGACCCCCAAATCAGGTCCAGGATAAGGCAAAAGCAAAGGGAAATGGCAATGAGAAGAATGATGCACGAAGTGCCTAAATCCACAGTCATTGTAACAAACCCTACCCATCTTTCCATTGCATTGAAATACGAGCAGGGTAAAGACAGCGCTCCCATGGTAATTGCTAAAGGAGCGGATTTTGTGGCAATAAAAATAAGAGAAATTGCCAAAGAAAACAAAATACCCATTGTCGAAAACAAACCTGTGGCCAGGATGCTGTATGACAAGGTAGAAATAAACGAAAGCATTCCCGTTGAGATGTACCAGGCAGTAGCTGAGATAATGGCTATTGTATACAATTTAAAGAAGAAAATGTGA
- the fliQ gene encoding flagellar biosynthesis protein FliQ, with product MTESFIVGVAKDALLSVITISGPILAISLGVGLLISIFQATTQIQEQTLTFVPKIIAVFISIIILGPWMLQTLVSFTQRMFDAIPLMVR from the coding sequence ATGACGGAAAGCTTTATAGTAGGTGTTGCAAAAGACGCATTATTAAGTGTTATAACCATATCGGGGCCAATCCTCGCCATATCTTTAGGCGTGGGTCTTTTAATAAGCATTTTTCAGGCGACAACCCAGATACAGGAGCAGACTTTAACCTTTGTCCCCAAGATTATTGCGGTTTTTATATCCATAATAATCTTAGGTCCCTGGATGCTTCAAACGTTGGTATCTTTTACTCAGAGGATGTTTGATGCTATACCCTTGATGGTGCGCTGA
- the fliP gene encoding flagellar type III secretion system pore protein FliP (The bacterial flagellar biogenesis protein FliP forms a type III secretion system (T3SS)-type pore required for flagellar assembly.), with the protein MKRKVIFTTALFVALICMTYIAYAQPARLPIPNIGIQVGQAENPQDYVDSIKLMIIITILALVPSFIVLMTSFTRIVVVLSFVRNALSTQQTPPNQVLIGLALFLTLFIMAPVYTTVNEEAIKPYLEETITQQEAIEIGSKPIRDFMLKQTRQKDLALFISAAQLEQPEAAEDVPFTALIPAFVISELKTAFQIGFLIYIPFIVIDMIVASILMSMGMFMLPPVTISLPFKLLLFVMVDGWYLVVKSLLESFA; encoded by the coding sequence ATGAAAAGAAAAGTAATATTCACCACAGCACTTTTTGTTGCATTGATTTGTATGACATATATAGCTTATGCACAGCCTGCTAGGCTCCCTATACCCAATATCGGCATACAAGTCGGACAAGCTGAAAACCCCCAGGATTATGTAGACAGCATAAAGCTTATGATTATCATAACAATCCTGGCTCTGGTGCCGTCCTTTATAGTATTGATGACATCATTTACAAGAATTGTCGTGGTTTTATCCTTTGTAAGAAATGCATTATCAACACAGCAGACTCCTCCAAACCAGGTGCTTATTGGACTTGCCCTGTTTCTTACTCTGTTTATAATGGCTCCTGTTTATACAACTGTTAATGAAGAGGCAATAAAGCCTTATCTGGAAGAGACGATAACGCAGCAGGAAGCCATTGAAATAGGCTCAAAGCCCATACGGGATTTTATGCTCAAACAGACAAGGCAAAAAGACCTGGCATTGTTTATAAGTGCAGCACAATTAGAGCAGCCGGAAGCTGCGGAAGATGTTCCCTTTACAGCTCTTATTCCGGCTTTCGTCATAAGTGAACTTAAAACGGCATTCCAGATTGGATTTTTAATATATATACCTTTTATCGTAATAGATATGATAGTTGCAAGTATACTTATGTCCATGGGTATGTTCATGCTGCCACCCGTTACAATATCACTGCCCTTTAAGCTTTTACTCTTCGTAATGGTGGACGGTTGGTATCTTGTAGTTAAATCCTTGCTGGAAAGTTTTGCTTAA
- the flhA gene encoding flagellar biosynthesis protein FlhA, with protein sequence MNALEKSIGSIKNIFLSTDTLVALGVIGILVLFIIPMSPTVLSLLLVFNLTISLIILLLTMFTTDILQFSVFPTLLLITTLFRLGLNISSTRLILTEGNAGEVIDAFGNFVVRGDYVVGVIIFIIIFIIQFVVITNGSGRVAEVAARFTLDAMPGKQMSIDADLNAGIINEKEAQERRRNLQQEADFYGSMDGASKFVKGDAIAGIIITIVNILGGIIVGMLNMNLTAMEALEKFCLLTIGDGLVSQIPALLISTAAGILVTRNLNNNSFGKEVSSQLTAFPKVIGIASVILLGLGLVPSLPNIPFLILAACTGFFAYTLYKEEKKIKISQKAEAEMAEILPIQKEPENIMNLFQVDTLEIEIGYGLIPLTDTSSGGDLLDRIAAVRRQCATELGVVVQPIRIRDNLQLSTNEYKFKIKGIEVAGGEALHNYLLAMDPAGASIDIEGIKTNEPTFGLPAVWITKDKKDRAEMKGLTVVDPVTVLITHLTEVIKHHSHELLGRQEVKLLIDTVRESYNAVVDELIPDLMSIGEVQKVLQNLLKERVPIRDIITILESLADNARSTKDTEVLTEYVRFSLGRVICRPFVDETNSINVITMHPKLEQLINDNIHKSFQGSFPSLNPADTENIFKSIKNIVDSNMFYNNTPILLCSPRIRPALRRMTEMVFPEIPVLSMNEIPGSIGINSVGVVSLDDN encoded by the coding sequence ATGAATGCATTGGAAAAGAGCATAGGTTCAATTAAAAATATATTTTTAAGTACAGATACATTAGTCGCCCTTGGTGTAATAGGAATATTGGTATTATTCATAATACCCATGAGCCCTACGGTTCTTAGCCTGCTCTTGGTATTTAATCTTACTATATCCCTTATTATACTTCTTTTAACAATGTTTACAACAGATATACTTCAGTTTTCGGTATTTCCTACCCTCCTTCTTATAACCACTCTTTTCAGATTGGGGCTTAACATATCCTCAACCAGGCTTATACTTACTGAAGGAAATGCAGGAGAAGTAATCGATGCCTTCGGAAACTTCGTTGTAAGAGGGGATTATGTAGTCGGTGTAATTATATTCATCATCATATTCATAATCCAGTTTGTGGTAATTACAAACGGTTCCGGCAGGGTGGCAGAGGTTGCAGCAAGGTTTACATTGGACGCCATGCCCGGAAAGCAGATGAGCATAGATGCCGACCTTAATGCCGGTATAATAAATGAAAAGGAAGCCCAGGAAAGAAGAAGAAATCTTCAGCAGGAAGCAGATTTTTACGGTTCCATGGATGGCGCCAGCAAATTCGTTAAAGGAGATGCTATAGCTGGAATAATAATCACTATTGTAAATATATTAGGCGGGATAATTGTAGGCATGCTGAATATGAACTTAACTGCTATGGAAGCTTTGGAGAAATTCTGCCTTCTAACCATAGGAGACGGCCTTGTAAGCCAGATACCGGCTCTGTTGATTTCAACAGCCGCAGGTATATTGGTTACCAGGAATCTTAATAATAACAGCTTCGGCAAGGAAGTATCCTCTCAGCTTACGGCTTTTCCTAAGGTTATAGGTATTGCCTCGGTAATACTTTTAGGACTGGGGCTTGTGCCCTCACTCCCTAACATACCTTTTTTAATATTGGCAGCTTGTACAGGCTTCTTTGCATATACACTGTATAAGGAAGAGAAGAAAATTAAAATATCCCAAAAGGCTGAGGCAGAAATGGCTGAAATATTGCCTATACAAAAAGAACCTGAGAATATCATGAATTTATTCCAGGTGGATACTTTGGAAATTGAAATAGGCTACGGCCTTATACCACTGACTGATACAAGCTCCGGCGGCGATTTGCTGGACAGAATCGCAGCTGTAAGGCGCCAGTGTGCGACAGAGCTTGGAGTTGTAGTACAGCCTATTAGGATAAGGGACAACCTGCAGTTATCCACTAATGAATATAAATTTAAGATTAAAGGCATTGAAGTGGCAGGAGGAGAAGCGCTGCACAACTATCTTTTAGCTATGGATCCGGCAGGGGCTTCAATTGATATAGAAGGTATAAAAACAAATGAGCCTACCTTCGGACTTCCGGCGGTATGGATAACAAAGGATAAGAAGGACAGGGCAGAAATGAAAGGCTTGACTGTGGTTGACCCTGTTACCGTTCTTATTACCCATTTGACAGAGGTAATAAAGCATCACAGTCACGAACTTTTAGGACGCCAGGAAGTAAAGCTTCTGATAGATACGGTAAGGGAAAGCTATAATGCTGTTGTGGACGAGCTTATACCGGACTTGATGTCTATAGGCGAGGTTCAAAAAGTTCTTCAAAATCTTTTGAAGGAAAGAGTGCCTATAAGAGATATAATAACCATTTTAGAAAGCCTGGCAGACAATGCAAGAAGCACGAAGGATACAGAGGTTTTAACGGAGTATGTAAGGTTTTCACTGGGCAGGGTTATATGCAGGCCTTTTGTTGATGAAACCAATTCAATAAATGTAATTACAATGCATCCAAAGCTTGAGCAGCTTATAAATGATAATATTCATAAATCTTTTCAGGGGTCATTTCCTTCATTGAACCCGGCGGACACTGAAAATATATTTAAAAGCATTAAGAATATAGTTGATTCAAACATGTTTTATAACAATACTCCAATACTTTTGTGTTCTCCCAGGATAAGGCCGGCATTAAGGCGCATGACCGAAATGGTGTTCCCAGAAATACCTGTGCTGTCAATGAATGAAATCCCCGGAAGCATTGGCATTAATTCGGTAGGGGTGGTGAGCCTGGATGATAATTAA
- the flhF gene encoding flagellar biosynthesis protein FlhF: MIIKKYVADTMNEALNLIRYELGPEAVIVSKRSIRQKGVMGLFLPKKLEVTAAIDESSKEDEIPEEETRPFAEELSKAEIEQEISEVKVMLQQLVENKEESKSNKKNRKNHGIKRILSERDVSEEVIEDLVNKAKEKDKYKGSSRLPDKAVIEEIEDRINVEKLGEGRLMAFVGPTGVGKTTTIAKLAALKALSSGKKVGLITIDTYRIGAVEQLRIYADILGLPFEVINHTRDVEKSIKNLSGCDYIYIDTTGRSVKNLMQLSELRMYLDKLKPDSITLVVSMTTKYNDLLKILDGFSAMNYDNIILTKFDETTTYGSILNVISNTKAPVSYIAIGQNVPDDIEEATKEKLLDLILGEGAM; this comes from the coding sequence ATGATAATTAAAAAATATGTAGCCGACACCATGAATGAAGCATTAAATTTGATTCGATATGAATTAGGCCCCGAAGCAGTCATTGTAAGCAAAAGAAGCATAAGGCAAAAAGGTGTAATGGGTTTGTTTCTGCCAAAAAAACTTGAGGTAACGGCAGCCATTGATGAATCTTCCAAGGAAGATGAAATACCCGAGGAGGAGACTAGGCCTTTTGCAGAAGAACTCTCAAAAGCTGAAATTGAGCAGGAAATAAGCGAAGTTAAAGTAATGCTTCAGCAGCTGGTGGAAAATAAGGAAGAATCTAAAAGCAATAAAAAGAACCGCAAAAATCATGGAATCAAAAGGATTTTATCCGAACGGGATGTCAGCGAAGAAGTTATAGAAGATTTAGTAAATAAAGCAAAGGAAAAAGATAAATACAAGGGTTCATCAAGGCTTCCCGATAAAGCCGTCATTGAGGAAATCGAGGATAGAATAAATGTTGAAAAATTAGGCGAAGGAAGGCTCATGGCCTTTGTCGGTCCTACAGGCGTGGGAAAAACCACAACCATTGCCAAGCTTGCTGCTCTGAAGGCTTTAAGTTCGGGCAAAAAGGTTGGACTTATAACAATTGATACTTATAGAATAGGGGCTGTTGAGCAGCTTAGAATTTATGCGGATATATTAGGGCTGCCTTTTGAGGTAATAAACCATACAAGGGATGTAGAAAAGTCCATTAAAAATCTCTCTGGCTGTGATTATATTTACATCGATACCACAGGAAGAAGCGTCAAGAACTTGATGCAGCTGTCTGAGCTTAGGATGTATCTTGATAAATTAAAGCCTGACAGCATAACATTAGTGGTCAGCATGACCACTAAATACAATGATCTTTTGAAAATACTTGATGGTTTCAGCGCCATGAATTACGACAATATAATTCTCACTAAATTCGATGAAACAACAACCTATGGTTCCATTTTGAATGTAATAAGCAATACAAAGGCTCCTGTATCTTATATAGCAATAGGGCAAAACGTGCCTGACGATATTGAAGAAGCTACAAAAGAAAAGCTCCTTGATCTTATTTTAGGTGAGGGGGCGATGTAA